The following nucleotide sequence is from Paracrocinitomix mangrovi.
TTATATTCAAATTTATTGATGCCATCTGCTATAGCACCATTGTGAATTAAATCAACTTGCTGACCTAATGTATTTTGCACTGTAATATTAAAGTCTACTCCAGCTTCACCTGCAACTTCTATTGTTGTATTGGCATTTGTTGGATTTGGATAAACTTTAAAATGTTGATTATTGTCTTTTTCAAACAATCCCGCTTGTGAGGCCGGATACAAATTGATATTATCAATATAAATATTGTTTCCCCCATCATTTTCAAATTGGAATTTGAATCTGAAATTGGAAGTGTAATAAGTTGAATTAATATTGAATATCTCAACAAAATACCAATCGCCTGGTCCTGATGGAACATAGCTTCCAGAGGCTGTAACGGTACTTAAACCATCACCATGTAGATTTTTTCTAAGTACCCATGTTTCTCCACAGTCACCCGAAATATAAAATCTTAGCCACTCATCATCTGTTATACTCTTCTTTCTATAAGCATATTCAAAAGTAAGTATCATGTCTTCGTTTGCAGGCACACCACTTAAGTCTATCGATCCTGAAATTAACTCATCAACAGAGCCATCAGATTCTCCGAAGTTATTTAGTGCTGCACACTTTCCAAAACCATTGCTGCTCACACTGGTATTGTGATACCATCCATTTCCTCCAGCATAATCTTCTATTACCCAATTGTCATTATCCGGAATTCCTGAAATACCTTCAAATCCTTCATGATAAGGAATAGCTTCTCCCGGATCTGGCAATACAACAATATAATTATTGTATGTGTCTGAAATTGAGTTGGTACCATCAGAAACCTGAAGAGTTACGGCGTAAATACCAGGAGTATCATAAGTAATTACAGGATCAATTGCAGTTGATGTAGCAGGTGATCCACCAGGAAAACTCCAGTTTCTTGAAGTTATATTATGAAACGACTCATCTGTATATGAAACACTTTGTCCGGCACAAATGGTTGTAACATTTGAAGAAATACTTACCTCACAAGCTGTTCCGTTTGCAGTATATGTTCCGGTAGCAATTAAGTTAGCTGTTGTCCAAAGATTATTTCTATCAGCAGTACCATTATTTAAGCAAGTTTGCATTCTGGCAGCCTGTCCTTGAGTAAACATTGTTCTGCAACTACCGGCATAATCCATAATATTTTGAATGTTGTCTAATGAACCACATGATTCTCCATCATAATCACATACACCCAACCAACCAATTGTGTTTGGAGTATCTGAAACACCATCATCTGACGTACAAGAAGTTGATTCACCTGCATTGTTATTTGGTCCCCAAGTATGACTTAAGTTTAACCAATGCCCTACTTCATGACTTAAAATATGACGGTAAGAAAAATTACTTGTTCCTATTGTACCCATTACTGTGTGTCCAATATAAATGGAACCTGACATACTAAAAGGGTTGTACCAATTTGAAGGATTGTTGGTATAAGCTGCTGAACCTGCAATACTCTTTACAACAAAAATGTTCATGTATGAATTTTGAGGCCAGTTTCCGTGCTCAGCTTGAACAGCATCCCTGATATCTTGATTGTCTCCGGTATCATGAGCTCCACCTCCGGGCATATAAGTTCTCGTAATTCCAAGGTGACAATTTCCGTTAGGATCTTTAGTCGCTAATCTAAATTCAACATCTGTATTTCCAGTAATTCCAATAAAAGCAGAAACGGTATTGGACAAGTCATCATTCAACATCTGAAAATCTTCATTGATGCGATTCAAGGCGTCATAAACCTGATCATTACTGATGTTTTCTGATCCTCCCTCATGCACAATATGTACAACAACCGGAATTACGTAAGTAGATCTATCGTTAGCTGAATTGTTTTGTAAAAAATTGTGATAAGCTCTTTCAAATTGAACCTGGTCTTCTTCCCAGATTTGTCTTAGTGCCGGATTTTCTGT
It contains:
- a CDS encoding M43 family zinc metalloprotease; the protein is MKKITLLAMAAWSFAAFAQDQDHDHEHHLKVSEELGTQGVCGNNVEQEKAFTENPALRQIWEEDQVQFERAYHNFLQNNSANDRSTYVIPVVVHIVHEGGSENISNDQVYDALNRINEDFQMLNDDLSNTVSAFIGITGNTDVEFRLATKDPNGNCHLGITRTYMPGGGAHDTGDNQDIRDAVQAEHGNWPQNSYMNIFVVKSIAGSAAYTNNPSNWYNPFSMSGSIYIGHTVMGTIGTSNFSYRHILSHEVGHWLNLSHTWGPNNNAGESTSCTSDDGVSDTPNTIGWLGVCDYDGESCGSLDNIQNIMDYAGSCRTMFTQGQAARMQTCLNNGTADRNNLWTTANLIATGTYTANGTACEVSISSNVTTICAGQSVSYTDESFHNITSRNWSFPGGSPATSTAIDPVITYDTPGIYAVTLQVSDGTNSISDTYNNYIVVLPDPGEAIPYHEGFEGISGIPDNDNWVIEDYAGGNGWYHNTSVSSNGFGKCAALNNFGESDGSVDELISGSIDLSGVPANEDMILTFEYAYRKKSITDDEWLRFYISGDCGETWVLRKNLHGDGLSTVTASGSYVPSGPGDWYFVEIFNINSTYYTSNFRFKFQFENDGGNNIYIDNINLYPASQAGLFEKDNNQHFKVYPNPTNANTTIEVAGEAGVDFNITVQNTLGQQVDLIHNGAIADGINKFEYNMSHLAQGVYLVRVESEGRVNTIKLIKE